The following coding sequences are from one Granulicella arctica window:
- a CDS encoding DNA-directed RNA polymerase subunit omega — protein MRSDLIFGALTHVTNRYQLCQLASKATRKLHKPNTRLQDTTNEVLDRFKDTVPMDEASEAVVEKVQLQERRAA, from the coding sequence ATGCGCTCAGATCTGATTTTTGGTGCACTCACCCACGTAACGAATCGCTACCAGCTTTGTCAGTTGGCTTCGAAGGCGACTCGCAAGCTGCACAAGCCGAACACCCGCTTGCAGGATACGACCAACGAGGTTCTGGATCGCTTCAAGGATACCGTCCCGATGGACGAGGCTTCCGAAGCGGTCGTCGAGAAGGTACAATTGCAGGAACGCCGCGCAGCGTAA
- a CDS encoding L-serine ammonia-lyase, with amino-acid sequence MNTSLFELFKIGIGPSSSHTVGPMRAALRFVQTLEASSLLPSTLSVVVDLYGSLALTGIGHGTDGAILLGLLGDAPDTVDSTQIPSLLATIRSSGTLNLGGRQSIHFLEAEHLHLHLDQMYPTPGVATHPNGARLSAFDSSGTLLAEEIFYSIGGGFILSQAEFDAQRSSAVISTRTVPYPFSSANELLTTAAKNNLTIAELLLANECALLADTTLSINRPALDNAQPSTPEERINSSILALWRVMQQCTERGIATEGILPGGLNVRRRAHRLAERLRTEGSKDPLAPIDWVTVYAMAVNEENAAGGRVVTAPTNGAAGVIPALGHYYLHFIEGTDAEKHEGILRYFLTAAAIGILYKENASISGAEVGCQGEVGVACSMAAGGLVAALNGTNAQVEHAAEIAMEHNLGMTCDPIGGLVQIPCIERNGMGAVKAINAARMAMHETGDHKLSLDQVIATMYQTGLDMQSRYKETSLAGLALNIIEC; translated from the coding sequence GTGAATACCAGTCTCTTCGAACTCTTCAAGATCGGCATCGGCCCATCCAGCTCGCACACCGTCGGCCCCATGCGCGCCGCACTCCGCTTCGTCCAGACACTCGAAGCCTCCAGCCTGTTGCCAAGCACACTCTCGGTCGTCGTCGATCTCTACGGCTCGCTCGCCCTCACCGGCATCGGCCACGGCACCGACGGCGCCATCCTGCTCGGGCTGCTGGGCGACGCACCCGACACCGTCGACTCCACACAGATCCCCTCTCTGCTCGCCACCATCCGCTCCTCGGGAACGCTGAACCTAGGCGGCAGGCAATCCATCCACTTCCTAGAAGCCGAGCACCTGCATCTCCACCTCGACCAGATGTACCCCACGCCCGGCGTCGCGACACACCCCAACGGTGCCCGCCTCTCCGCCTTCGACAGCAGCGGCACACTCCTCGCCGAAGAGATCTTCTACTCCATCGGCGGCGGCTTCATCCTCTCGCAAGCCGAGTTCGACGCGCAGCGCAGCAGCGCCGTAATCTCCACCCGCACCGTCCCCTACCCCTTCTCCAGCGCCAACGAGCTGCTCACCACCGCCGCGAAGAACAACCTGACCATCGCCGAGCTGCTCCTAGCCAACGAGTGCGCCCTCCTCGCCGACACCACCCTCTCCATCAACCGGCCCGCGCTTGATAACGCACAGCCCTCCACTCCCGAAGAACGAATCAACTCCAGCATCCTCGCCCTCTGGCGCGTCATGCAACAGTGCACAGAGCGCGGCATCGCCACCGAGGGCATCCTGCCCGGCGGCCTCAACGTCCGCCGCCGCGCACATCGTCTCGCCGAGCGGCTCCGCACTGAGGGCTCAAAAGATCCACTCGCCCCCATCGACTGGGTCACGGTCTACGCCATGGCCGTCAACGAAGAGAATGCCGCCGGGGGCCGCGTCGTCACCGCACCGACCAACGGAGCCGCCGGCGTCATCCCCGCCCTCGGCCACTACTATCTCCATTTCATCGAAGGCACCGACGCCGAGAAGCACGAAGGCATCCTCCGCTACTTCCTCACCGCCGCCGCCATCGGCATCCTCTACAAAGAAAACGCCAGCATCTCCGGTGCTGAGGTCGGCTGCCAGGGCGAGGTCGGCGTCGCCTGCTCCATGGCCGCCGGTGGCCTCGTCGCCGCACTCAACGGAACCAACGCGCAGGTCGAGCACGCCGCCGAGATCGCCATGGAGCACAACCTCGGCATGACCTGCGACCCCATCGGCGGCCTCGTCCAGATCCCCTGCATCGAACGCAACGGCATGGGCGCCGTCAAAGCCATCAACGCCGCCCGCATGGCCATGCACGAGACCGGCGACCACAAGCTCTCCCTCGACCAGGTCATCGCCACCATGTACCAGACCGGCCTCGACATGCAATCTCGCTACAAAGAAACCTCGTTAGCCGGACTCGCATTGAACATCATCGAGTGTTGA
- a CDS encoding YifB family Mg chelatase-like AAA ATPase, which translates to MLFKVRSAAVYGIDAHIIDVEVDYSGIKLTQEEFHTVGLPDAAVRESRDRVRSAIKNSGFDMPPTRITINLAPADLKKEGSGFDLPIAIGILGAYGALHNKELEDFLLVGELGLDGALRAVQGMLPIAVAARAKGIPNLIIPASNAREAAVVAGVNVYPVKSLLEVRELLNSASLGALKATPLKVETNELLGEMQHFPFDFKDVRGQQVAKRALEVAAAGGHNILMIGPPGSGKTMLAKRLPSILAPLRFEEALETTKIHSVAGVLDAEQGLVTHRPFRSPHHTISDAGLIGGGAVPRPGEVSLAHNGLLFLDELPEFPRNVLEVLRQPLEDGMVTIARAAMSLSFPARFMLAAAMNPCPCGYFNDKSRECMCTPPMIQRYVSKVSGPLLDRIDIHIEVPAVQYKELRGGSASEGSAEIRGRVLAARERQQERFAAAAERTKGTPRAASRPVFANAQMSTQQIRMYCELASDAERLLERAMQQQGLSARAHDRILKVARTIADIEGAQGIEVKHIAEAIQYRTLDRSYWS; encoded by the coding sequence ATGCTCTTTAAAGTTCGTAGCGCTGCTGTCTATGGGATCGACGCGCACATCATCGACGTCGAAGTTGACTACTCCGGGATCAAGCTGACTCAGGAGGAGTTTCACACAGTGGGTCTGCCAGATGCGGCGGTCCGCGAGAGTCGCGACCGGGTGCGGTCGGCGATCAAGAACTCCGGCTTCGACATGCCGCCGACGCGGATCACGATCAATCTGGCACCGGCCGACCTGAAGAAGGAAGGGTCGGGGTTCGATCTGCCGATTGCGATCGGGATACTTGGCGCGTATGGGGCTCTGCATAACAAAGAGCTAGAAGACTTTCTGCTGGTGGGTGAGCTGGGTCTCGATGGGGCTCTGCGGGCGGTGCAGGGGATGCTGCCGATAGCGGTTGCAGCGCGGGCGAAGGGGATTCCGAACCTTATTATTCCGGCGAGCAATGCTCGGGAGGCGGCGGTGGTGGCCGGGGTGAACGTGTATCCGGTGAAGAGTCTGTTGGAGGTGCGAGAGCTGTTGAACTCGGCGTCCCTTGGCGCGTTGAAGGCGACTCCGTTGAAGGTGGAGACGAACGAACTGCTGGGCGAAATGCAGCACTTTCCGTTTGACTTCAAGGATGTGCGCGGGCAGCAGGTGGCGAAGCGGGCGCTCGAGGTTGCGGCGGCGGGTGGGCACAACATTCTGATGATCGGGCCGCCGGGCTCGGGGAAGACGATGCTGGCGAAGCGGCTGCCGTCGATTCTGGCTCCTCTGCGGTTTGAAGAGGCTCTGGAGACGACGAAGATTCACTCGGTCGCCGGGGTGTTGGACGCGGAGCAGGGGCTGGTGACGCATCGGCCGTTTCGCTCGCCGCACCATACGATCTCGGACGCGGGGCTAATTGGAGGCGGGGCGGTGCCGCGGCCGGGCGAGGTCTCGCTGGCGCACAACGGGCTGCTGTTTCTGGATGAGCTGCCGGAGTTTCCGCGGAATGTGCTGGAGGTGCTCCGGCAACCGCTGGAGGACGGGATGGTAACGATTGCACGGGCGGCGATGAGTCTGAGCTTTCCGGCACGTTTTATGCTGGCGGCGGCGATGAACCCTTGTCCTTGCGGGTACTTCAACGACAAGAGCCGGGAGTGTATGTGCACGCCGCCGATGATTCAGCGGTATGTGAGCAAGGTTTCGGGGCCGTTGCTGGACCGGATCGACATTCATATTGAGGTTCCGGCGGTGCAGTATAAGGAGTTACGTGGCGGGTCAGCCTCGGAGGGGTCGGCGGAGATTCGTGGACGGGTGCTGGCTGCGCGGGAGCGTCAGCAGGAGCGTTTCGCCGCAGCGGCGGAGAGGACCAAGGGGACGCCGAGGGCGGCGTCGCGGCCGGTTTTCGCGAATGCCCAGATGAGTACCCAGCAGATACGGATGTACTGTGAGCTGGCGTCGGATGCGGAGCGCCTGCTTGAACGGGCGATGCAGCAACAGGGGCTCAGCGCACGGGCTCATGACCGTATCTTGAAGGTAGCGCGGACGATAGCCGATATTGAGGGTGCACAGGGGATTGAAGTCAAGCACATCGCGGAGGCGATTCAGTACCGGACTTTGGACCGGAGTTATTGGTCCTGA
- a CDS encoding MmcQ/YjbR family DNA-binding protein, whose protein sequence is MPTTAAVFRKLALSLPGAVESSHMGHPDFRLNNRIFATLSAQAKGCGMVKLTPEQQSAFTVDLPEVFEPVPGGWGRGGATLMHLNAVSPDILLGALTTAYRNLEAKQAAAKHKRTTPARKTI, encoded by the coding sequence ATGCCCACAACCGCCGCTGTATTTCGCAAACTCGCCCTCAGCCTTCCCGGAGCCGTCGAAAGCTCACACATGGGACACCCCGACTTCCGCCTGAACAACCGCATCTTCGCCACACTCTCCGCGCAGGCAAAGGGCTGCGGGATGGTCAAGCTCACACCCGAGCAGCAGAGCGCCTTCACTGTCGATCTCCCCGAGGTCTTCGAGCCCGTTCCCGGAGGATGGGGCCGCGGCGGCGCGACCCTCATGCATCTCAACGCCGTCAGCCCCGACATCCTGCTCGGCGCACTCACCACCGCCTATCGCAATCTCGAAGCAAAGCAGGCCGCCGCCAAACACAAACGCACAACGCCTGCCCGAAAGACGATCTAA
- a CDS encoding HEAT repeat domain-containing protein, translated as MKRTTLLPHLRSSLAAGLCVALLALSSSSAFAQDTSKTTTSDDSDTPAPTFDPLHSTAAQDSQQAWSMLTDAVNDPKHPDLRIEGLAALGTMGNNLRATTMIVAAMKDTDVDVRTAAVLAAGQTKNRSLTTNLRNMLDDKEPQVAFSAAITLSKMGDRSGEDILIAVVDGDRKANASLVNGTMHTVNKDLHNPTSLAKMGALQGASMLLGPFGFGITAYEYMRKNGGESSRVTAIEELSKIRTEPIRKEFVAALDDKDPGVRAAAAKALGEYHDKPTAAALLNLFSDSKPPVRLTAAAAYLRSTGQSTLRANKK; from the coding sequence ATGAAACGTACCACCCTCTTGCCGCACCTACGATCGAGCCTAGCCGCCGGACTCTGTGTCGCTCTGCTCGCCCTGTCTTCTTCATCAGCCTTTGCACAGGACACCAGCAAGACCACAACCTCCGACGACTCCGACACACCAGCCCCAACCTTCGACCCACTTCACTCCACAGCCGCGCAGGATTCACAGCAGGCATGGTCGATGCTCACCGATGCAGTCAACGACCCCAAGCATCCCGACCTACGCATTGAGGGACTAGCCGCGCTCGGCACCATGGGCAACAACCTACGAGCCACTACCATGATCGTCGCCGCCATGAAGGACACGGATGTTGACGTCCGCACCGCTGCCGTCCTCGCTGCCGGTCAGACGAAGAATCGCAGCCTCACCACAAACCTTCGCAATATGCTCGACGACAAGGAGCCGCAAGTCGCCTTCTCCGCCGCCATCACGCTCTCGAAGATGGGCGACCGATCCGGAGAGGACATCCTCATAGCCGTCGTCGATGGCGACCGCAAAGCCAACGCAAGCCTGGTGAACGGCACCATGCACACCGTCAACAAGGATCTCCACAACCCCACCTCTCTCGCCAAGATGGGTGCGCTCCAGGGAGCCTCCATGCTGCTCGGCCCCTTCGGCTTCGGCATCACCGCATACGAATACATGCGTAAGAACGGCGGCGAAAGCTCCCGCGTCACCGCTATCGAAGAGCTCTCCAAGATAAGGACCGAGCCCATCCGCAAAGAGTTCGTCGCCGCACTCGACGACAAAGACCCTGGCGTGCGCGCCGCCGCAGCCAAGGCCCTCGGCGAATACCACGACAAGCCCACAGCCGCCGCACTGCTCAACCTCTTCTCCGACTCCAAGCCCCCCGTCCGGCTCACCGCCGCCGCAGCATATCTCCGCAGCACTGGACAATCGACACTGAGAGCCAACAAAAAGTAG